A single Malaclemys terrapin pileata isolate rMalTer1 chromosome 3, rMalTer1.hap1, whole genome shotgun sequence DNA region contains:
- the LRATD1 gene encoding protein LRATD1 has product MGNQLDRITHLNYSELPTGDPSGIEKDELRVGVAYFFSDEEEDLDERGQPDKYSVKGSSSPGQETPTHHHQLVLNETQFSAFRGQECIFSKVSSGPQAGDLRVFSVSALPALSKPGDLLELLYLGPSDHPPPPPHWAVYVGSGQIIHLHQGQIRQDSLYEASAGNVGRVVNSWYRYRPLVAELVVQNACGHLGLKSDEICWTNSESFAAWCRFGKREFKAGGELQAAAGTQHQQQYYLKIHLAENKVHTVRFHSLEDLIREKRRIDASGKLRVIKDLAIVDGKE; this is encoded by the coding sequence ATGGGAAATCAACTGGATCGCATCACCCACCTGAATTACAGCGAATTGCCGACCGGAGACCCCTCGGGGATCGAGAAGGACGAGCTGCGGGTCGGGGTGGCTTACTTCTTCTCGGATGAGGAGGAGGACCTGGACGAGCGAGGCCAGCCGGACAAGTACAGCGTGAAGGGCTCCAGCAGCCCTGGGCAGGAgacccccacccaccaccaccaactGGTACTGAACGAGACCCAGTTCTCCGCCTTCCGCGGCCAGGAATGCATCTTCTCCAAAGTCAGCAGCGGCCCCCAGGCTGGGGACCTGCGCGTCTTCTCGGTCTCGGCCCTGCCTGCCCTCAGCAAGCCGGGAGACTTGCTGGAGCTGCTCTACCTGGGGCCATCCgaccacccacccccacccccgcactgggCAGTTTATGTGGGCAGCGGGCAGATCATCCACCTGCACCAGGGCCAGATCCGCCAGGACAGCTTGTACGAGGCGAGCGCTGGCAACGTGGGCCGGGTGGTGAATAGCTGGTACCGCTACCGCCCCCTGGTGGCAGAGCTGGTGGTGCAGAACGCCTGCGGGCACCTGGGTTTAAAAAGCGACGAGATCTGCTGGACTAACTCGGAGAGCTTTGCCGCCTGGTGCCGGTTCGGGAAAAGGGAGTTCAAAGccgggggggagctgcaggctgcTGCCGGCACCCAGCACCAGCAGCAATACTATCTCAAGATCCACCTGGCTGAGAACAAGGTGCACACGGTGCGATTCCACAGCCTGGAGGATCTAATAAGGGAGAAGCGCAGGATCGATGCCAGTGGCAAACTGAGAGTGATCAAAGACCTGGCTATAGTGGATGGGAAAGAGTAA